The nucleotide sequence GGTCCTTCCGATCATCCGGAGGCGGGTGGGGCGCCCCGTTCTCCGCCTCCGGCGTTCCGGGCCAAAATCCCGTCATGGGAAGCCCCACACTATTCAACCCGGGCGGGGCAATCCCAGGTCGGCCGGAGCGCGCGGGAGATCCCTCAGAACACGCGGGTTTCCGGGGCACGGGTCGGAGGGCGGCGGTTTCGAGCGGGTGTGCGATCCGAGGGGCGGGAGTTCAGTCCAGGCGCCGAGGCGGGCCCAGGAACGCCGATTCGACCTGAGTCGGTGTCAGCAGAACGTACCGGCGGGAACGCCGCGTGCACCACAACGTGAGTTCGTCGGCCAGGGACGGCAGCGCGTCGGCGTCCGGATCGTCGAGGTCGAGCACCCGGGCGGCGGCCTCGGCCTCCGGCGGCGAGATGCGTTGGAGGCCGACGAGGTCGGCGTCGGCCAGGCGTCCGGCCGACGCCGGGTCGAGGAACGGCAACAGCGTCAGCGTCGTCTGCCACGGCGTCGCGGCCAGCCGGTTGCGGGGCGGCCGGGCGCCGCAGTCGCGCACCACGAGCACCGGGCTCGCCGCGGACGGCCCCTGCGGGCCGAGCCGCCCCACGGGGTGCACGGTGACGCACGGCTGGCCGCCGCCCGCCTGCTGGGCCATGGCCGTCCACAGGTGCGGGCGTCCGGATTCGATGGCGACGCGGGCGCCGATCGCGGCGGCGCGCAGGGCGATCACCTGGACGAGGTACGCACCGCCCACGAACGAGATTTCGTACGGCTCCGGTCGGAACAGCCCCAGAACGGCGGGCGTGCGCTCCTGGTCGTGCCCGATCACGATGCCGTCGTCGCTCACCGGCAGGGTGAGCGCGCCCAGGTGCTCCACCGTGAGGGCGTGCCGCTCCAGCAGCGGCCCGCGTAGCCGCAGGCCCCCGATCACGCGTGCCCTCCCAGCGGGAGCGTCGCCATCAGCGCGGGACGCTGCTCCCAGTCGAGGCGGACCAGGCCGACCCGCAGTTGCCGGGCCCGCGCCTCCAGCAGGGCCGCCGCCTCGTCGAGTTCGTCGGCGGAACGCGCCGACACACGGACATGGCCGGTCAGGGCCACCGAACCACCGCCGCCCGTCTGCGCGGTGAGCGAGAACGTCGTCGCGGGCCCCGCCGTTCCGGTCAGCGCCCCGACGAGGTCCGGGGTCGACGCCGCCGACAGCCGGGGCCACCGCGCGATCCAGTACGTCGTGTGCCAGCGGTCGTCACAGCGCCACGCGTGCCGCGTCTCGGCGGTCCGCGGCCCGCTCCCGGCCGTACGGCGTGCCGCCGGACTGCCGCCGCTCGCCGTGAACAGCGCCTGTACCAAGGCCTGTTCGTCAAGCGGGCCGCACGCGAGACCGCGCGCCCCCAGCGACGCCGCGAGCTGGTTGAGGGCCCGCAGCAAGGCCCGTTGCGCACCCTCGACGCCGCCGCCCCGGGCGGCGACGGCGGGCTCGCAGCGGTCGGCGTCCAGGCGCAGCGCGATCCAGGTCTGCCGTATCGCGGGTGCGTCGATGCCCTCACGATCGCGCAGTTCCCGGTAGGAGCGAGCGGCGATCGCCTCCGTCGGCAGGTGCGGTGCGGGCGCGGGGCGGGTGTGCTGCACGATCTGCGCCGAGGCCACCACGACGTCGTCCACGCGCAGCGCGTCCGCGATCGCCGACAGTGGCAGCGGCCTGCGCGCGCGGTCCGAGCGCAGAGGGTCGTCGGGCGCCTCGACAAGCAGCACCGCGGTCAGGAACGTCCCGTCGCCGGCGAAGCCCACCGCCCGGTGCGACCGGTCGGTCAGCACGCCGACCCGAAGCCCCGGGACACACTCGCGGATCGGCGCGAGGTCGGCCTCGACGCCGTCCGTCGGGCCACTCCCGCCCGCGTGCGAAGCCGCCGCGGCGGCTCGGCGCCGTCGGCGGAATCCCAGGATGATGCCGGGCCACAGCGCGAGCCTCCGGCCACGGAACCGCGCCACCACGGCGGTGACCAGCACGGCGGCCGCGATCGCCCCGGGAACCACGAGCGCGCGGCGCGTGGCCAGGGGCAACACCACCAGCAGCACCGCGATTTCGGCCACCACGAGGTGCTGCACGAGCACCGCGCCCATGCGGCCGGGGCGCGGCTGCACCCGCGGTGTCGCGGAGGTCCCGGCGGCCGGGCCCGCCGCGGCGGCGCCCGGTGCGGGCGTGCCCCCGCGGCGTGGGCGCGGAGGCGCGGAAACTGCCACCTGGTCCATCCCCCCGAGTACGACGGCGTGCCGGTCGTGATCCGAAACACCGTACGGTACGAGCTCGTTGGCGCGCTCGGGAAGAGGGTACGGTGGCGCTCGCCGATCGTCGAAAACGGGGAGAACGATGGCATCGCGTCGCGAACAACTGGAGGCGTACACCTTCGCGCGCCGCCGCATGGTGGCCGGCTTCCTCCAGCCCGAACCGGGCGGCGGGGCGGAGGAGAAGGCGCCGAAACCGTTCCGCGCCCTGGTGCCCGGCATCGTGATCGGGGCCCTGATCCTCACCGGTTTCGGCGTCTACGGCCTGGTCAGGCCGGGCGTGCCGCCCGGGTGGAAGAACAAGGGCAGCCTCATCGTCGGGCGCGATTCGGCGAGCCGCTACGTCTACATCGACGGCAAGCTCCACCCGGTGCTGAACATCGCCTCGGGCCGCCTTTTGCTCGACCCGGGCAAGTTCAAGGTCAACCTGGTGCCCGAGAAGGTGATCAACAAGGAGGTCCGGGGCGCGCCGCTGGGCATCCCGACGGCCCCCGACCGGCTGCCGACCGCCAAGGACGTCAGGAAGGCCAAGTCCTGGACGGTCTGCGAGCGCCCGGCGGTGACCGCGGGCAACAGGCCGGACCTCACGGTCGCGCCGCAGCGCAGCCTTTTCCTGGGCGTGCGCCCCGAGTTCGGTGAACTGACGGGCGATCAGGCGCTGTACGTGTCCCAGCAGTGGCCGGCACCGAAGCCGGAGGAGGGCACCGGGTGGTTCATCGTCCAGGACGGGCGCAAATACCCGGTCAACAACGAACTCGTGCGCAACGCCCTGGCCTTGGACGTCGTGCAACCGCAACCGGTCTCGAAGGAGTGGCTGGACACCCTGGAGCCCGGCACCGAACTCGACTTCCCGGTGGTCGACGGCTACGGCGAGCGGACGACGGCGAACATCCCGGACGAGTACGGCGTCGTGGGCACGGTGCTGAAGGCGCAGGACAGCGACCGGTTCTACCTGGTGACCCGGGACGCCGTCGCGCCCGTGAGCCGCTTGGTGGCGACCCTGATCCGGAGCCGCCCGGACGCGCGCGTCAAGGTCTACAAGGACCGCCCGGCCGTGGCCTTCCCGGTGGCGGTCAGCGACCTGGGCGACACGATCCGCGCGGGTGCGCTGTGGGGTGCGGACAAGGCGTGGCCCGAGCTGGTGCCGCAGGCGGTGAACCGGGTCGAGCTCGATGTGGGGGAGGGGCGTACGACGCTGTGCAACACGTACACCGGAACCTACGCCGGCGGGGTGCCGCAGATTCGGCAGTCGGCGTGGACCGCGCCGCCCCGGGAACTGGTGCCGGGCACGGGCGACGTGTACGTCGAGCCCGGCGCGGGCGCGGTGGTCCGCGAGGTGACCGGCGGAGCCGACGACCGCACGGGCCCGATCTTCCTGGTCACGGACTCGGGGCTGCGCTACCACATCGTGAACGACCCGCCGTCCGGCGGCGGTGCGAAGCCGCCCGAGGAGGACAGCGAGGCCAAGATCCGCCTGGGCTACCAGGGTGTGGAGCCGACACCCGTGCCGAGGTCGTGGACGACGCTCATGCCGGTCGGCGTACGGCTCAGCACGGCGGATGCGGAGAAGCCGCAGATTTCCTGATGCCGTACGGGAATTCACACCGAAATCGGGTAACCGGACGGCTGGTGTGACTGGGACGCACGGCGGTCCACGCGTTAGAGTCGCATGACCAACGGTCACACATGGGGGATGGTGGATCATGTCAGGTGCGGGCTCGTTCAAGGCCACGACGGAGCAACTTCAGGGGCTGGCCCAGAAGATCGACGCCGAGCAGGCCGCGATCGGCGGCAACATCACACGCTTCAACGGCCTCGTCGACGCCGTCCAGGCGGGGTGGCAGGGCGAGGCGTTCGCCGCCTTCGACGCCCTGCAGGCCCGGGTGAACACGCTGCTGGTGCAGCTCAACCGGCAGTTGGACGACATCGGCGTGCTCATGGGCAAGGGCGCGGTCAACTACGCCGACACCGAGGCCGCGAACAAGCAGCAGATCAGCACGATCACCGCGGCGCTCGGCTGACGCCGTACCGGGATCAATCGTCATCTACGGGGAGTTTCATCATGGGCGCGCCCATTGTTGTCACATTTGACGTCATCCATCAGACGGCTCAGCAGATCCGCGGTATCAACGGCGACATCCGGGGCCGGCTCGACGAGCTGAAGCGCCAGATCGACGCGGTTGCCGCCGGTTGGGAAGGCCAGGCCGCGGCGGACTACCAGGTCCGGCAGGCCAAGTGGACCGCCGCGCAGAGCGAGCTGTGCAACCTGCTGGAGCAGGTCGCGAGCACCCTGACGAAGACGGCCGAGCTGTACCAGCAGACCGAGACGAGCAACGCCAAGATGTGGACGTGACGCGGGTGTTGTGACCGGAAAGGCGCACCGGTTCCGACCGTGTCCGCCCGGCACCGGGTCCGGCGTGCGTTCTCGGCATGCCGAGAACCGGCGAACCTTCCCGGTCACGGCACCGGCCGTCCCACGCCCGCACGCGCGCGACGCGAGGCGGTGCGGGATCGCTCTCGTCCGAAGGACCCCACGACCGTGGCATCTGCCTCACGCCGGAAGGCCGCCGGCGCGCTGCTCGGCGCCCTCGTCCTCCTGCTCGCTCCCGTCGGCGTGCCCGCGTCGGCCGGCACCCGCGCCGACGCACCGGCTGAACCGCGGCTTGCCGCGGAAGGCGACTGCCGGTTCCCGGCGCCGCCGCTCAAGGGCAGGCCTTGGGCCCTGCAACGCGTCATGTTGGACCAGGTCTGGTCGAAATCGACCGGCAAGGGCGTCACCGTCGCGGTGATCGACTCCGGCGTCGACGCGACGAACAAGCAACTGACACCGGCCCTCGGCACGCAGGGGGCCGACGACTTCGCGCCCGGCACGCTGGGCCTGGTCGACGAGAACGGCCACGGCACGATGGCGGCCGGCATCATCGCCGCGCGGCAGGACGCCGATACCGGCTTCGTGGGACTGGCGCCCGACGCCGCGATCCTGTCGATCCGTCAGAACGGCGGCACCGACACCCAGAAGGGCAACGTCGACACGCTCACGCGCGCCGTCTCCTACGCGGTCGAGCACGGCGCCGACGTCATCAACATCTCGCAGGAGACGAGCGGTCCCGAGGGCGCCGCGCCCGGCCCCGCGCTGGAGAGCGCGATCCGCTACGCGATCGACGTCAAGGACATCGTGGTCGTCGCCGCCGCGGGCAACTCCGGCGACAAGGACAACTTCGACACGTACCCCGCGAAATACGACGGGGTCCTCGCGGTGGGCGCGTCCGACCGCAACAACGACCGCACACCGTTCTCCCAGAAGAAGCCGTACGTCGGTGTGCTCGCGCCGGGCGTCGACATGTGGTCCACGGTGCCCCGGGGCGGGCACTGCCCCGGGGACGGGACGTCGTACGCGTCCCCGTACGCCGCCGGCGTCGCCGCGCTCGTGCGGGCCGTGCACCCGGACTGGACGGCGCGACAGGTCATCACCGTGATCCAGCAGACCGCCCAGCGTGGCCAGACCGGCGAACTCGAGGGCTCCGGTTGGGGCGTCGTCGACCCGCTCAAGGCCGTGACCTTCGCGGGTGTTCCGGGCGCCGTCCCCGTCGAGACGGGCGTCCTGCCCGCCCAGGCGCCGCCCGTCCACGTCGCCCCGCTCACCTTCGGCCCCACCCGAAACGACCGCGACCGCCAGACCGCCACCCTCGTCACCGGCACCGCCCTCGCCGCGCTGCTCCTGCTCACCACCACCGCCATAGTCCTCCGCGACGCCCGCAGGCGAACCCACCGATAGGTGCCATCTGCTTCGGTGACGCGGGAGCCCGGCTCGGCCGCCGAGGTGGGCTCGGTGAGGGCCGCGTGGCGGACACGTCGGCGCCTTCGGATGCCACGGAGGCCGTGGCCGTGTCGCGCCACACCCCCCGCCCTCGACAACGCACCCCACCGCAGGCCCGGCCGCCCCTCCCCGTCGTCCGTCCCGACCGGGCCCTTGCGTGGTGTGTGGCGTTCGTCCGACTCAGAGCGGCAGCCAGGGCGTCTGGATCATCTGGTGGGGTCGGCGGCGCGAGATGAGCTGGGCGCGGCCGGGGGGAAGGCGGGTGGGGCGGGTATTGCCGAGGAGCGGGCCCTCCTCGCGGTTCCCGGAGAACAGCAGCCCGCCCGTCCCCAGGTCCAGGAGCTTCTGCAGGACGGGTTCGTAGATCGCCCGCGACGCGCCGCCCGAACTCCGCGCGATGACCAGGTGCAGGCCGACGTCGCGCGCGAGCGGGATGTACTCCAGCAGCGGGCTGAGCGGATTTCCGGCCGAGGACACGACCAGGTCGTAGTCGTCGATGAGGAAGTACACGTCCGGCGCGGACCACCAACTGCGGTTGCGCAGTTGCTCCTGCGTCACGTCGGGCCCGGGGATGCGGCGGCTCAGCGAATCGCACACCTGCTCGACCGCCGGGCCGAGGGCCGGCCCGGCGGCGACGTAGTGCAGCAGGTGCGTTTCGGGCACCGCGCCGAGCAGGGAACGGCGGTAGTCGACCGCGATGACACGGGCCTCGGCGGGGGTGTACCGCTCGCTGATCCCCCGCGCGATCGCCCGCAGGAACGCGCTCTTGCCGGATTCCGACTCACCGAACACGACCAGGCTCGGGTCGGCGGCGAAGTCCACGAACACCGGTGCCAGCGCCGTTTCGTCGATGCCGATCGGGATGCCGTGCCCGGCGGCGGGCGCCGGCAGATTCTCGTACGGCAGCAGCCGCGGCAGCATGCGCACGCGCGGTGCCGGGTCGCCCGACCACGCGGCCTGGGCCCGGGCCACCAGGTCGGCGGTGCCGTCCGCGAGGTCCGCCGTGCCGCCGGAACCGTCGATCCGCGGCAGGGCGGCGAGGAAGTGGAGCCCGTCGGGGGACAGGCCGCGCCCCGGCGCGTTCGCGGGGACGTTCACCGCGATGCGCCGGTCGACCTCGGACTCCATCGGTTCGCCGAGGCGCAGTTCGAGCCGCGTCTGCAACTGGTCCTTGAGGGCCGGGCGCAGCTCCGCCCAGCGTCCCGCGGTGACGACGACGTGCACGCCGTAGCCGAGGCCGCGCGTCGCGATCTCGGTGATCATCGGTTCGAGGGCTTCGAAGTCGTTCTTGACCGTCGTCCATCCGTCGATCACCAGGAAGACGTCTCCCCACGCCTCGCCGGGGAGCCGGCCCCGGGCGCGCCACTGCCTGTATGTGGTGATCGAGTCGATCCCCTGCGCGCCGAACAGTTGCTCGCGCTGGTCGACGATGCCCGCGACCTCGCTGACGATCCGGCGCACCATCTCCGCGTCGAGGCGGCCCGCGACACCGCCGACATGCGGCAGCCCGTCGAGCGCCGCGAGGCCTCCGCCCCCGAAGTCGAGGCAGTAGAACTGGGTTTCGGCCGGTGTGTGGGTCATCGCGAGTGCGGTGACGAGGGTGCGCGCGAGCGCGCTCTTCCCGCTGCGCGGGCCGCCGACGATCAGTACGTGCCCGGCCGCGCCCGACAGATCGACGTGCAACAGGTCGCGGCGCTGCTCGAACGGCTTGTCGATGATGCCCAGCGGGGCGCCGAGGCGTCCGGCCGCGGGCCAGCCGGCGGCGGCCAGCCCGCGGTCCGGCGTCACGACGAGGGGCGCGAGGGACGCGAACAGCGCGTCCAGCGACGGCGATTCGGCCAACGGCGGCAACCAGACCCGGTGTGCGGGCGGGCCCTGCCCGGCCATGCGTCGGACGATCACGTCCAGCACCGTGTCGCTCGGCGCCCGCGGCGCGCGCGGATCGGCGGTTCCCGGCCCGCCGCCGCCCGGGTCGCCGGAGGGCGCCGGGGCGGAGGACTGCGCGGGGACGAAAGCCGCCTGCGGCGTCCAGGCGTTCGAGAACAACACCGGCCGCGGCGCGCCGCCCGCGCGGTGGGTGCCGTGGTCGGCGCTGCGGTAGGGGCCCGAGACGTAGGCGGCCTTGAACCGCGACATCGATTCCGTGTCGAACTTCAGCAGGCCGGAGCCCGGCACCGGCGGCAGCTGGTACGCGTCCGGCACCCCGAGCACGGCCCGTGACTCGGCCGCCGAGAACGTCCGCAGGCCGATGCGGTACGACAGGTACGTGTCCAGGCCCCGGAGCCGCCCTTCCTCCAGGCGCTGCGACGCCAGCAGCAGGTGCACGCCCAGCGATCGCCCGATCCGCCCTATCTGGATGAACATATCGATGAAATCGGGTTTGGCGGTGAGGAGTTCGCTGAACTCGTC is from Yinghuangia sp. ASG 101 and encodes:
- the eccE gene encoding type VII secretion protein EccE → MAVSAPPRPRRGGTPAPGAAAAGPAAGTSATPRVQPRPGRMGAVLVQHLVVAEIAVLLVVLPLATRRALVVPGAIAAAVLVTAVVARFRGRRLALWPGIILGFRRRRRAAAAASHAGGSGPTDGVEADLAPIRECVPGLRVGVLTDRSHRAVGFAGDGTFLTAVLLVEAPDDPLRSDRARRPLPLSAIADALRVDDVVVASAQIVQHTRPAPAPHLPTEAIAARSYRELRDREGIDAPAIRQTWIALRLDADRCEPAVAARGGGVEGAQRALLRALNQLAASLGARGLACGPLDEQALVQALFTASGGSPAARRTAGSGPRTAETRHAWRCDDRWHTTYWIARWPRLSAASTPDLVGALTGTAGPATTFSLTAQTGGGGSVALTGHVRVSARSADELDEAAALLEARARQLRVGLVRLDWEQRPALMATLPLGGHA
- the eccB gene encoding type VII secretion protein EccB gives rise to the protein MASRREQLEAYTFARRRMVAGFLQPEPGGGAEEKAPKPFRALVPGIVIGALILTGFGVYGLVRPGVPPGWKNKGSLIVGRDSASRYVYIDGKLHPVLNIASGRLLLDPGKFKVNLVPEKVINKEVRGAPLGIPTAPDRLPTAKDVRKAKSWTVCERPAVTAGNRPDLTVAPQRSLFLGVRPEFGELTGDQALYVSQQWPAPKPEEGTGWFIVQDGRKYPVNNELVRNALALDVVQPQPVSKEWLDTLEPGTELDFPVVDGYGERTTANIPDEYGVVGTVLKAQDSDRFYLVTRDAVAPVSRLVATLIRSRPDARVKVYKDRPAVAFPVAVSDLGDTIRAGALWGADKAWPELVPQAVNRVELDVGEGRTTLCNTYTGTYAGGVPQIRQSAWTAPPRELVPGTGDVYVEPGAGAVVREVTGGADDRTGPIFLVTDSGLRYHIVNDPPSGGGAKPPEEDSEAKIRLGYQGVEPTPVPRSWTTLMPVGVRLSTADAEKPQIS
- a CDS encoding WXG100 family type VII secretion target — protein: MSGAGSFKATTEQLQGLAQKIDAEQAAIGGNITRFNGLVDAVQAGWQGEAFAAFDALQARVNTLLVQLNRQLDDIGVLMGKGAVNYADTEAANKQQISTITAALG
- a CDS encoding WXG100 family type VII secretion target — translated: MGAPIVVTFDVIHQTAQQIRGINGDIRGRLDELKRQIDAVAAGWEGQAAADYQVRQAKWTAAQSELCNLLEQVASTLTKTAELYQQTETSNAKMWT
- the mycP gene encoding type VII secretion-associated serine protease mycosin, encoding MASASRRKAAGALLGALVLLLAPVGVPASAGTRADAPAEPRLAAEGDCRFPAPPLKGRPWALQRVMLDQVWSKSTGKGVTVAVIDSGVDATNKQLTPALGTQGADDFAPGTLGLVDENGHGTMAAGIIAARQDADTGFVGLAPDAAILSIRQNGGTDTQKGNVDTLTRAVSYAVEHGADVINISQETSGPEGAAPGPALESAIRYAIDVKDIVVVAAAGNSGDKDNFDTYPAKYDGVLAVGASDRNNDRTPFSQKKPYVGVLAPGVDMWSTVPRGGHCPGDGTSYASPYAAGVAALVRAVHPDWTARQVITVIQQTAQRGQTGELEGSGWGVVDPLKAVTFAGVPGAVPVETGVLPAQAPPVHVAPLTFGPTRNDRDRQTATLVTGTALAALLLLTTTAIVLRDARRRTHR
- the eccCa gene encoding type VII secretion protein EccCa, which encodes MTVVIVRRPPRVLPSEVPSDEVVLEPPPELERPQDQGWMNSLLPMTTMLGSAGFLFMPGANKMMFVMGGMMMVSSLGMVVASVVRARRGNTPAMLDARRDYLRYLDQQRGRVRRTARRQRGAQLYTHPAPEQLWSVVAGGRRLWERRASDPDFAQIRLGTGRQRLATPLVAPTTAPLDDLEPLCAEAMRRFLSTHAMLDDLPMAVSLRSFYHLTVSGDPETVHGVTRAMIAQLVALHSPDDVVLAAAVHPSHDARWDWIKWLPHAQHPTEADGAGPRRMIVDDLGEVERLLGDHIANRPRFAPSGAPVLDRPHVVVVLDGATVPAGSVLAGSEGLQGVTLIEVVPGPLDELRGGLAIVAESERLVLESPSGTAYEGKADVLRPHDAEALARGLAPLRLSSSDGDEPLLANLDFTELMGVGDAAAVDVTRTWRPRAPHDRLRVPIGVGEGGEPVYVDLKESALEGMGPHGLCVGATGSGKSELLRTLVLGLAMTHSSEILNFVLADFKGGATFSGMSEMPHVAAVITNLADDLTLVDRMRDAITGELTRRQELLRAAGNYAGIHDYERARTAGAPLEPLPSLVIIIDEFSELLTAKPDFIDMFIQIGRIGRSLGVHLLLASQRLEEGRLRGLDTYLSYRIGLRTFSAAESRAVLGVPDAYQLPPVPGSGLLKFDTESMSRFKAAYVSGPYRSADHGTHRAGGAPRPVLFSNAWTPQAAFVPAQSSAPAPSGDPGGGGPGTADPRAPRAPSDTVLDVIVRRMAGQGPPAHRVWLPPLAESPSLDALFASLAPLVVTPDRGLAAAGWPAAGRLGAPLGIIDKPFEQRRDLLHVDLSGAAGHVLIVGGPRSGKSALARTLVTALAMTHTPAETQFYCLDFGGGGLAALDGLPHVGGVAGRLDAEMVRRIVSEVAGIVDQREQLFGAQGIDSITTYRQWRARGRLPGEAWGDVFLVIDGWTTVKNDFEALEPMITEIATRGLGYGVHVVVTAGRWAELRPALKDQLQTRLELRLGEPMESEVDRRIAVNVPANAPGRGLSPDGLHFLAALPRIDGSGGTADLADGTADLVARAQAAWSGDPAPRVRMLPRLLPYENLPAPAAGHGIPIGIDETALAPVFVDFAADPSLVVFGESESGKSAFLRAIARGISERYTPAEARVIAVDYRRSLLGAVPETHLLHYVAAGPALGPAVEQVCDSLSRRIPGPDVTQEQLRNRSWWSAPDVYFLIDDYDLVVSSAGNPLSPLLEYIPLARDVGLHLVIARSSGGASRAIYEPVLQKLLDLGTGGLLFSGNREEGPLLGNTRPTRLPPGRAQLISRRRPHQMIQTPWLPL